A region of Maridesulfovibrio sp. DNA encodes the following proteins:
- a CDS encoding ATP-binding protein has translation MKGLFKEPLGLTTQLLAPMLALVVVMGMFIFAWSFYLSKTTLEHELAIDTEKTESIVSLSLKNTLEDIKDDLIDMTLDAEVRSAIISGDKEVLDRKLYEFMNSKQGYLLDVLTIYRDGRNWIEAGVIELPIVQLRNKFKNTMSSSPAWGYLSFRSLNNIRTMLVCAVPVFNKETGEVAGILYGGIDLNSNVSFIDRLKKASAAINGALISRHRLIISTSNPSKTEMKKLIDWTMNIEPGEFKIDEDLIYSTIQLLPQQSDSPLLFSFSRINPTFKYLKQNYMQNLGILLSFTTLLAIFTAWGLQKRILKALKMLTDYAKNVASGNRNTSFIPGQVKEFNNLGLTLEEMVSRLDENSAYISKLFSSAKAPIINCDLTGTILDMNPAAATVAGVDDNHVWSQTLTSFFHKDFHKKVTEALKQAAQEDLTPVLELPITSADGTVKYYIWTFSPVRMAPDSDPDFILLQGLDVTENREAVKKAHESEARLRQIIDLLPQEIFANDLEGKFLLVNSIKAKKMGRPVDEITGKFLPDVISDPVEVTRIMEDDLRVIERNEKLLTEKSFRDEDRNTHWIETTRVPYISAENNTPAILTISTDISRIKEVEQELKSLNKELVERVTMRTTELENANTALVKSMDELRQTQDKLVETEKMASLGELVAGVAHEINTPLGISVTSASFLKELNEILHNSFISGQMKRSDLEKYLATSKEALDNIMKNLERSASLISNFKQLAVDQASDDIRQVNLNEYIQGILLSLKPRFKQYKHKLTVDCPKGMEIYISPGSLMQVITNIVSNSLLHAFPDTEEGEISITAAPSRNGVMLTFADNGIGMSPEQTLKVFEPFYTTARSSGNTGLGMHLVYNLVTRALNGTIECKSAPGEGTSYEIWFPEGK, from the coding sequence ATGAAAGGTCTTTTCAAGGAACCGCTGGGGTTAACGACACAATTGCTGGCTCCAATGCTGGCTTTGGTAGTAGTCATGGGAATGTTTATATTTGCATGGTCTTTCTACCTGTCCAAAACCACCCTTGAACACGAACTCGCCATAGACACCGAAAAGACCGAAAGCATTGTTTCACTATCTCTGAAGAACACCCTTGAAGATATCAAGGACGACCTCATAGACATGACACTTGACGCAGAAGTCAGGAGTGCAATCATCAGCGGGGACAAAGAAGTTCTTGACCGTAAACTATACGAATTCATGAACTCAAAACAGGGGTACCTGCTGGACGTGCTGACCATATACCGCGATGGCCGCAACTGGATAGAAGCCGGAGTTATAGAGCTGCCAATTGTGCAGCTGCGCAACAAATTTAAAAACACCATGAGCTCTTCCCCGGCATGGGGTTATCTTTCTTTCAGGTCCCTGAACAACATAAGGACCATGCTGGTTTGTGCAGTACCGGTCTTCAACAAAGAAACCGGGGAAGTTGCCGGAATCCTGTACGGCGGCATAGACCTAAATTCCAACGTATCTTTTATAGACCGTCTGAAAAAAGCCTCCGCAGCCATAAACGGGGCACTGATCAGCAGGCACAGACTGATCATAAGCACTTCCAATCCGTCCAAGACGGAAATGAAAAAGCTCATAGACTGGACCATGAACATCGAACCGGGCGAATTCAAGATCGATGAGGATCTTATCTATTCTACAATTCAACTGCTGCCCCAGCAATCAGACAGTCCTTTGCTGTTCAGCTTTTCACGGATAAACCCTACCTTCAAGTATCTGAAACAAAATTACATGCAGAATCTGGGCATATTGCTTTCATTTACAACCCTGCTGGCTATTTTCACGGCATGGGGACTGCAGAAAAGAATCCTCAAGGCCTTGAAAATGCTTACAGATTACGCCAAAAATGTCGCTTCCGGGAACAGAAATACAAGCTTCATCCCCGGTCAGGTCAAAGAATTCAATAACCTCGGATTAACACTGGAAGAAATGGTTTCAAGGCTGGATGAAAACAGTGCATACATATCCAAACTGTTTTCTTCCGCAAAGGCGCCGATCATCAACTGTGATCTGACCGGGACCATTCTTGATATGAACCCGGCAGCGGCGACTGTTGCCGGAGTTGACGACAATCATGTCTGGAGCCAAACTCTGACATCATTTTTCCATAAGGACTTCCATAAAAAAGTGACCGAAGCCCTGAAGCAGGCAGCACAGGAAGACCTCACCCCTGTTTTGGAACTGCCTATCACCTCTGCGGACGGCACAGTCAAATATTATATCTGGACCTTTTCTCCAGTAAGGATGGCCCCAGACAGTGATCCAGACTTTATTCTTCTTCAGGGGCTTGATGTCACGGAAAACAGGGAAGCAGTCAAAAAAGCCCACGAGAGCGAAGCAAGGTTGCGCCAGATCATCGACCTGCTGCCACAAGAAATATTTGCCAATGACCTTGAAGGTAAATTCCTGCTGGTCAACAGTATCAAGGCCAAAAAAATGGGTCGTCCGGTGGATGAAATTACCGGTAAATTCCTGCCCGATGTTATTAGTGATCCGGTGGAGGTCACCCGGATCATGGAAGATGACCTCAGGGTAATTGAACGCAATGAAAAGCTGCTAACCGAAAAAAGCTTCCGGGACGAAGACCGCAACACCCACTGGATTGAAACAACCCGGGTTCCCTATATTTCTGCTGAAAACAACACACCTGCTATCCTGACCATCTCCACGGACATATCCCGTATCAAAGAAGTTGAGCAGGAACTTAAATCATTAAACAAGGAGTTGGTGGAAAGGGTAACCATGCGCACAACAGAACTGGAAAATGCCAATACCGCACTGGTTAAATCCATGGATGAACTGCGACAGACTCAGGATAAGCTGGTTGAAACGGAAAAGATGGCTTCCCTAGGGGAGCTGGTCGCCGGGGTAGCCCACGAAATAAACACTCCGCTGGGAATAAGCGTCACCAGTGCATCTTTTCTCAAAGAACTGAACGAAATCCTGCACAACAGCTTCATTTCAGGGCAAATGAAGAGGTCGGACCTTGAGAAATACTTGGCGACCAGCAAGGAAGCCCTTGATAATATAATGAAAAACCTTGAACGGTCCGCTTCTTTAATCAGCAACTTCAAACAGCTGGCAGTGGATCAGGCATCTGACGATATAAGACAGGTCAACCTTAACGAATATATACAGGGCATACTGCTTTCGCTGAAACCGCGATTCAAGCAATACAAACACAAGCTTACCGTGGACTGCCCCAAAGGAATGGAAATATACATTTCACCGGGATCACTCATGCAGGTCATCACCAATATCGTGAGCAACTCTCTGCTCCATGCCTTCCCTGACACGGAAGAAGGTGAAATCTCCATTACCGCAGCTCCCAGCAGAAACGGGGTAATGCTTACCTTTGCCGACAACGGCATCGGCATGAGCCCAGAGCAGACACTGAAAGTATTTGAACCGTTCTACACTACGGCTAGAAGCTCCGGTAACACAGGTCTGGGAATGCATCTGGTCTACAATCTCGTCACAAGGGCGTTGAACGGCACCATCGAATGCAAGAGTGCCCCCGGAGAAGGGACTTCATACGAAATCTGGTTCCCGGAAGGGAAATAA
- a CDS encoding substrate-binding domain-containing protein, with the protein MNPKLFLPLIVFLSLLLLPHMAEADKYYTLDKYIETHPAEKIREDNFKKIISKNNVQRPGKIPPPKIAIVYPGGQVSDYWRRSISSLKNRLNQYGVTPEILIFSIKTSGDPTKHAATFRKALQTDPDYLISTLDAQRHQRMIEPALLSGKPRIILQNITTPLKEWDDKQPFMYVGFDHAEGATILARYFEHKTGGLGNYAVLLPDPGYLNEERGRTFISYMDNKTSLKLVSLFQTGINKEKARLATRNIVRKHPEIKFIYACSTDIALGAVEGLRETGYLGRIMINGWGGGSPEIDAIKKGELDVTIMRINDDNGVAIADAIILDLLGKDSQIPLVFSGRFEILEKGISEKRLQQLQQESFRYSSLQEDN; encoded by the coding sequence ATGAATCCTAAGCTGTTCCTGCCGCTCATAGTTTTTCTTTCACTTCTGCTTCTACCGCATATGGCGGAAGCCGATAAATACTATACTCTTGACAAATATATAGAAACCCATCCGGCAGAAAAAATCCGTGAAGACAACTTCAAAAAGATTATCAGCAAAAACAACGTCCAGCGGCCCGGAAAAATTCCCCCCCCCAAAATAGCCATAGTTTATCCCGGCGGACAGGTTTCCGATTACTGGCGCCGAAGCATCTCATCCCTCAAAAACAGGCTGAATCAATACGGGGTTACGCCTGAAATTTTAATTTTCTCCATAAAAACATCCGGGGATCCAACCAAACATGCAGCCACTTTCCGCAAAGCACTGCAGACCGATCCGGATTACCTGATCTCCACCCTCGATGCACAGCGCCATCAACGGATGATAGAGCCTGCTCTTCTTTCAGGTAAGCCGCGGATAATTCTGCAGAACATCACCACCCCCCTGAAGGAATGGGACGACAAACAGCCTTTCATGTACGTAGGATTCGATCACGCCGAAGGCGCCACAATCCTTGCACGGTACTTTGAACACAAGACCGGTGGACTTGGAAACTACGCTGTACTCCTGCCGGACCCCGGCTATCTGAATGAAGAACGCGGCAGAACATTCATATCCTATATGGATAACAAAACATCCCTCAAGCTTGTCTCCCTGTTCCAAACCGGAATAAACAAAGAAAAGGCCAGACTTGCTACCCGTAATATTGTACGTAAACATCCGGAAATTAAATTTATCTATGCCTGCTCCACGGATATAGCCCTGGGAGCCGTCGAAGGTTTGCGTGAAACGGGTTATTTGGGACGAATCATGATCAACGGCTGGGGTGGAGGTTCACCCGAAATAGACGCCATAAAAAAAGGAGAATTGGATGTAACCATCATGCGGATCAATGATGACAACGGAGTCGCCATTGCCGACGCCATAATTCTTGATCTACTTGGTAAAGACTCACAAATCCCACTTGTCTTTTCCGGCAGGTTTGAAATACTGGAAAAAGGAATCTCAGAAAAAAGATTACAGCAACTGCAGCAGGAGAGTTTCCGCTACTCCAGTCTTCAAGAGGATAACTGA